A single genomic interval of Sphingopyxis sp. CCNWLW2 harbors:
- a CDS encoding PH domain-containing protein, translating to MTDTPAHPTDPFDAEAINATEGLDPVDPAYAQVLRIATALNLIPLAIGASVFDALLIRHIGGPYGLITAAAWVIAAIVIVSFPSRRVSRWGYRIGEGQLRVARGWLFRTDTIVPFVRVQHIDVGQGPIERWFGLSHLIVHTSGTHNSTVTLPGLHADLAAAMRETIRRHIQTDFA from the coding sequence ATGACCGACACCCCCGCGCACCCGACCGATCCTTTCGACGCAGAGGCGATCAACGCCACCGAAGGGCTCGATCCGGTCGACCCCGCCTATGCGCAGGTGCTGCGCATCGCGACCGCGCTCAACCTGATCCCGCTCGCGATCGGCGCGAGCGTGTTCGACGCGCTGCTGATCCGTCATATCGGGGGACCGTACGGGCTGATCACCGCCGCCGCGTGGGTAATCGCGGCGATCGTGATCGTCAGCTTTCCCTCGCGCCGCGTGTCGCGCTGGGGGTACAGGATCGGCGAAGGACAGCTGCGCGTCGCGCGCGGCTGGCTGTTCCGCACCGACACGATCGTGCCCTTTGTGCGCGTCCAGCATATCGACGTCGGGCAGGGGCCGATCGAGCGCTGGTTCGGGCTGTCGCACCTGATCGTCCACACGTCGGGCACGCATAACAGCACGGTGACGCTGCCCGGGCTGCACGCCGACCTGGCGGCCGCGATGCGCGAGACGATCCGCCGGCATATCCAGACCGATTTCGCATGA
- a CDS encoding energy transducer TonB, whose amino-acid sequence MAYGDNVDPKNRVVAIVLVGLLTAVLGYGLVNGLNISIVKKLAEKLDVVDVEEPPPPEEPPPPPPPDNKLPPPPPVVTPPSPIPPPVTTNTVQSVPKAPPTPPPPVYTPPAPPAPPPTPDLSAAGTPKGNPGRWATNDDYPARAMREEREGTTGFRVTYGVDGRITSCDVTSSSGHADLDAETCKLIQRRGRFNPGKDRAGNPVGGSYSNRIRWQIPR is encoded by the coding sequence ATGGCTTATGGTGATAATGTCGACCCTAAAAACAGGGTAGTGGCGATTGTCTTGGTTGGTCTGCTTACAGCGGTTCTGGGCTACGGCCTGGTTAACGGCTTGAATATCAGTATCGTCAAGAAACTCGCCGAAAAATTGGATGTGGTGGACGTAGAAGAGCCGCCGCCGCCGGAGGAACCCCCGCCGCCGCCGCCGCCGGACAATAAATTGCCGCCGCCGCCGCCGGTTGTGACGCCGCCGTCGCCCATTCCGCCGCCGGTGACGACCAACACGGTCCAGTCGGTGCCGAAGGCGCCGCCGACGCCGCCCCCGCCCGTCTATACGCCGCCGGCACCGCCGGCGCCGCCGCCGACGCCTGATCTCAGCGCCGCTGGTACGCCAAAGGGCAACCCGGGCCGCTGGGCGACGAACGACGACTATCCGGCCCGTGCGATGCGCGAAGAGCGCGAAGGCACGACCGGGTTCCGCGTCACCTATGGCGTCGATGGCCGCATCACTTCGTGTGACGTGACCTCGTCGAGCGGCCATGCCGATCTCGATGCCGAAACCTGCAAGCTTATCCAGCGCCGTGGCCGGTTCAATCCGGGCAAGGATCGCGCGGGTAACCCCGTGGGCGGCAGCTACAGCAATCGTATCCGTTGGCAGATTCCGCGCTGA
- a CDS encoding flavodoxin family protein yields the protein MTDAPHLLIAWHSRTGGSEALARAAADGAGDMARLIAAADVTPDDLHAAGGYLFVGPENLAALSGAMKEMFDRCYYPCLGRIEGRPYATIICAGSDGENAQRQLDRIATGWRLRRVADHIIVNTDAQTPEAILAAKTIAPDRLAEARDLGAALAEGLAAGIF from the coding sequence ATGACCGACGCGCCGCACCTCCTGATCGCCTGGCACAGCCGCACCGGTGGCAGCGAGGCGCTTGCGCGGGCTGCGGCCGATGGGGCGGGGGACATGGCGCGGCTGATCGCCGCGGCCGATGTGACGCCTGATGATCTCCACGCCGCCGGCGGCTACCTTTTCGTCGGCCCCGAAAATCTCGCGGCGCTGTCGGGCGCGATGAAGGAGATGTTCGACCGCTGCTATTATCCGTGCCTCGGCCGGATCGAGGGCCGCCCCTATGCGACGATCATCTGCGCGGGCTCCGACGGCGAAAATGCCCAGCGCCAGCTCGACCGGATCGCGACCGGCTGGCGGCTGCGGCGCGTCGCCGATCATATCATCGTCAACACCGATGCGCAGACGCCCGAAGCGATCCTTGCGGCCAAGACGATAGCCCCGGATCGCCTCGCCGAAGCGCGCGATCTGGGCGCGGCCCTCGCCGAAGGATTGGCGGCGGGAATATTTTGA
- a CDS encoding homoserine dehydrogenase codes for MSPYSAPTAPRPPLRVALAGIGVVGGGVVRLLEANRDLIARRAGRAIEIVALSARDRHKDRGVDLTPYRWEDDMDALVAAEDVDVIVEMIGGADGPALTLARHALGAGKALVTANKAMIAHHGLDLARLAEEKDTPLKYEAAVAGGIPVIKAIREGASANEIARVYGILNGTCNYILTQMERNGASFADALSAAQAEGYAEADPTFDVDGIDAAHKLSILAALCFGTKLDIGAVTADGIRGLIAADIREAEALGHRVRLIGMAERDSNGLYQHVQPCLVPADHPLAYVPGALNAVVAEGNFVGRLFFEGAGAGAGPTASAIVADIIDIARDEYGPAFAMPVDSLDQAPVADAGARIGKHYVRLIVEDRIGVLAEIATAMRDAGVSIESLIQRGSEDGSGVVIVLVTHEGPASTIHAALSTLAASDHVVGAPMHMPILAL; via the coding sequence ATGTCGCCTTATTCCGCCCCGACCGCCCCCCGCCCGCCGCTGCGTGTCGCGCTCGCGGGTATTGGCGTCGTCGGCGGCGGCGTCGTCCGGCTGCTCGAGGCGAACCGCGACCTGATCGCGCGGCGCGCCGGGCGCGCGATCGAGATCGTCGCGCTGTCGGCGCGCGACCGGCACAAGGATCGCGGCGTCGACCTCACCCCCTATCGCTGGGAAGACGATATGGATGCGCTCGTCGCGGCCGAGGATGTCGATGTCATCGTCGAGATGATCGGCGGCGCCGACGGCCCGGCGCTGACGCTGGCGCGCCATGCGCTCGGCGCGGGCAAGGCGCTGGTCACCGCGAACAAGGCGATGATCGCGCATCACGGGCTCGACCTCGCGCGGCTCGCCGAGGAAAAGGACACGCCGCTGAAATATGAGGCCGCGGTCGCGGGCGGCATCCCGGTGATCAAGGCGATCCGCGAAGGCGCGTCGGCAAACGAGATCGCGCGCGTCTATGGCATCCTCAACGGCACCTGCAATTACATCCTGACGCAGATGGAGCGGAACGGCGCGAGCTTCGCCGATGCGCTGAGCGCTGCGCAGGCCGAGGGCTATGCCGAGGCCGACCCGACCTTCGACGTCGACGGGATCGACGCCGCGCATAAATTGTCGATCCTCGCGGCGCTATGCTTCGGGACCAAGCTCGACATCGGCGCGGTGACCGCCGACGGGATCCGCGGGCTGATCGCCGCCGACATTCGCGAGGCCGAGGCGCTCGGCCACCGCGTCCGCCTGATCGGCATGGCCGAGCGCGATTCGAATGGCCTCTACCAGCATGTCCAGCCGTGCCTGGTCCCCGCCGACCATCCGCTCGCCTATGTCCCCGGCGCATTGAACGCCGTCGTCGCCGAGGGCAATTTCGTCGGCCGCCTCTTCTTCGAGGGCGCGGGCGCGGGTGCGGGACCGACCGCATCGGCGATCGTCGCCGACATCATCGACATCGCGCGCGACGAATATGGCCCCGCCTTCGCGATGCCGGTCGATTCGCTCGACCAGGCGCCCGTCGCCGACGCCGGCGCGCGGATCGGCAAACATTATGTCCGCCTGATCGTCGAGGACCGCATCGGCGTGCTCGCCGAGATCGCGACGGCGATGCGCGATGCCGGCGTCTCGATCGAAAGCCTGATCCAGCGCGGCAGCGAGGACGGCAGCGGCGTCGTCATCGTACTCGTCACCCACGAAGGCCCGGCCAGCACGATCCATGCGGCGCTGAGCACTCTCGCCGCGTCGGACCATGTCGTCGGCGCGCCGATGCACATGCCGATCCTCGCGCTCTAG
- a CDS encoding serine hydrolase domain-containing protein, producing MLNRISAAIGLIAVMGGLGDSVSARTPSVAEAENKAAIEQLVQSEMTSRGIPGLQLTIVRQGKILFTGAYGQANIEASTPVTEQTTFPINSISKAVAGVAVMQLVEAGKLDLDAPIKTYLETLPETWSGITARQLLTHTSGLPEIADDNVRLLDGAEPDAAWAKVQELPLKLSPGTKFDYTQTNYVAMGKIIEKITGESYADFVRDRQFDVVGMKRTRFADTTGAKAKPQAATLYTHLTLRIEGMKTVGVERSKVPFARHEPWTEMVFPAGGVRTTSTDLAKWVIALQKQKLVSKEGLQQLWKPQPQADGTYRGFGSTINGYGLGWPSARRADHPAITPVGGARAAIFIYPGDDLSIVVLTNLMGASPEKFVDKIAARYIPGLTAGN from the coding sequence ATGCTGAATAGAATTTCTGCCGCAATCGGCCTGATTGCGGTCATGGGCGGCCTTGGCGATAGTGTCAGTGCCCGCACACCGTCCGTCGCGGAGGCTGAAAACAAGGCAGCCATTGAACAGCTGGTCCAAAGCGAGATGACTTCTCGCGGCATTCCAGGGCTCCAGTTGACGATCGTGCGGCAGGGCAAGATCCTGTTCACCGGCGCTTATGGCCAGGCCAATATCGAGGCGTCGACCCCCGTCACCGAACAAACCACCTTTCCGATCAACTCGATCAGCAAGGCCGTTGCCGGCGTCGCGGTGATGCAGCTCGTCGAAGCCGGCAAACTTGACCTCGATGCGCCAATAAAAACATATCTCGAAACACTTCCCGAGACGTGGAGCGGCATTACCGCTCGGCAGCTTCTGACCCACACGTCGGGTCTGCCCGAAATCGCGGATGACAATGTTCGGCTGCTCGACGGCGCCGAGCCAGATGCCGCCTGGGCAAAGGTGCAGGAACTTCCCCTGAAACTCTCGCCGGGAACGAAATTCGACTATACCCAGACCAACTATGTCGCGATGGGGAAAATTATCGAGAAGATCACGGGCGAGTCCTACGCTGATTTCGTGCGCGATCGGCAGTTCGATGTCGTGGGGATGAAGCGCACGCGCTTTGCCGACACTACCGGCGCCAAAGCCAAGCCCCAGGCAGCGACGCTCTATACGCATCTGACGCTGCGGATCGAGGGGATGAAGACCGTCGGCGTCGAACGAAGCAAGGTTCCGTTTGCGCGGCACGAACCATGGACAGAAATGGTATTCCCGGCCGGTGGTGTCCGAACGACGTCCACCGATTTGGCAAAGTGGGTCATCGCTCTGCAAAAGCAGAAGCTTGTCAGCAAGGAAGGCCTGCAGCAGCTTTGGAAGCCACAGCCGCAAGCGGACGGCACGTATCGCGGTTTTGGCTCGACCATCAATGGCTATGGATTGGGTTGGCCGTCGGCGCGACGTGCCGATCATCCGGCCATCACGCCGGTCGGCGGAGCCCGCGCCGCCATATTCATCTATCCCGGTGACGATCTCTCGATTGTCGTTCTGACCAACCTGATGGGCGCTTCGCCGGAGAAATTCGTCGATAAGATTGCTGCACGATATATTCCCGGCCTGACCGCCGGGAATTGA
- the glpX gene encoding class II fructose-bisphosphatase: MTNSSNLDRVLVLEMVRVTEAAAIAAAKLIGRGDEKAADAAAVEAMRTAFNTLYMDGTIVIGEGERDEAPMLYIGEKVGNAPGKGPKIDIAVDPLEGTTITAKAGPNALAVLAIAEEGCLLNAPDVYMDKLAVGAGYSPNIVNFDNSVRENVEAVAREKGCKPEQIIVCVLDRPRHEAIIAELRAIGCGVALIPDGDVAGVIATTNPDTNIDIYMGSGGAPEGVLAAAALRCVGGQFKGRLLFRNDDERLRAKKWGIEDLDRVYDLEDLAKGDVIFAATGVTDGSLLRGVKRRRDGVMTTETVVMRASSGTVRWVKGEHRSH, translated from the coding sequence ATGACGAATAGCAGCAACCTCGACCGGGTGCTCGTGCTCGAAATGGTGCGCGTCACCGAAGCCGCGGCCATCGCCGCCGCGAAGCTGATCGGCCGCGGCGACGAGAAAGCCGCCGACGCCGCCGCGGTCGAAGCGATGCGCACCGCGTTCAACACGCTCTATATGGACGGCACGATCGTCATCGGCGAAGGCGAGCGCGACGAGGCGCCGATGCTCTATATCGGCGAAAAGGTCGGCAACGCGCCGGGCAAGGGCCCGAAGATCGACATTGCGGTCGACCCGCTGGAAGGCACGACGATCACCGCCAAGGCCGGCCCGAACGCGCTCGCGGTGCTCGCGATCGCCGAGGAAGGCTGCCTGCTCAACGCCCCCGACGTCTATATGGACAAGCTCGCGGTCGGCGCCGGCTATTCGCCGAACATCGTCAATTTCGACAATAGCGTGCGCGAGAATGTCGAAGCCGTCGCGCGCGAAAAGGGCTGCAAGCCCGAACAGATCATCGTCTGCGTGCTCGACCGCCCGCGCCACGAGGCGATCATCGCCGAGCTGCGCGCGATCGGCTGCGGTGTCGCACTGATCCCCGACGGCGACGTCGCCGGCGTGATCGCGACGACGAACCCCGACACCAATATCGACATCTATATGGGTTCGGGCGGCGCGCCCGAGGGCGTGCTCGCCGCCGCGGCGCTGCGCTGCGTCGGCGGCCAGTTCAAGGGCCGCCTGCTCTTCCGCAACGACGACGAGCGGCTGCGCGCGAAGAAATGGGGCATCGAGGATCTCGACCGCGTTTACGACCTTGAGGATCTTGCCAAGGGCGACGTGATCTTCGCCGCGACGGGTGTCACCGACGGATCGCTGCTGCGCGGCGTCAAGCGCCGCCGCGACGGCGTGATGACCACCGAGACGGTGGTGATGCGCGCCTCGTCGGGCACGGTGCGCTGGGTGAAGGGCGAGCATCGCTCGCACTGA
- a CDS encoding alkyl/aryl-sulfatase, which produces MRRLTALLLAGTLPFAAAAQDAASEATRTAQAEIAARLPLDDPRDEANVMRGKLAEIPGGVITGKDGKIVWDRRPYAFLDAKAAPDTVNPSLWRQARLNAVHGLFEVVPGKIWQVRGYDISVMTIIRGKSGWILVDPLLSEEAAAASWKLFADTVEAKAGKLPIKAVMFSHSHSDHFGGVGGIVTPEQVKREKIRIIAPHGFSEEATSENVLAGTAMGRRALYMFGSILAPGPTGQVDTGLGPKLSSGTIGYMEPTESIAATGGTLTIDGLAFEFLDAGGTEAPSEFVFYVPAYKALHTTEVVTHTLHNVLTLRGAQVRDALHWSKVIDAALVRWGGKAEVALASHHWPTWGAGEVSSLLTSQRDIYRYVHDRTLFLANRGATLHELADVTPEAPGQATDFGARGYYGTVNHDMKATYQRYFGWWDGNPANFNPLPPEQSAPKYVALAGGADKLLAAGKAAIAAGDYRWAAELLNKLVFAQPDNKDARAALASAYDQMGYQAESGAWRNYYLAAAASLRGTAVESLSGNGQSRSFVSAIPTAVFFDALATRFDAAKGRAVKGTFQFILPDSKEAVAIVVGGGVEVPRYGMTDPAPTATITINRATLDDVMLGQAQFPTLLQSGAIKIDGDRMAFLSWFALHPPADPRFNVVVP; this is translated from the coding sequence ATGCGCCGACTGACCGCCCTGCTGCTTGCCGGCACCCTGCCCTTCGCCGCCGCCGCGCAGGACGCCGCGAGCGAGGCGACGCGCACCGCGCAGGCCGAAATCGCGGCGCGCCTGCCGCTCGATGACCCGCGCGACGAGGCCAATGTGATGCGCGGCAAGCTCGCCGAAATTCCGGGCGGTGTGATTACGGGCAAGGACGGCAAGATTGTGTGGGACCGGCGGCCCTACGCCTTCCTCGATGCCAAGGCGGCGCCCGATACGGTCAACCCGTCGCTGTGGCGGCAGGCGCGGCTGAACGCGGTGCACGGACTGTTCGAGGTCGTGCCGGGCAAGATCTGGCAGGTTCGCGGTTATGATATTTCGGTGATGACGATCATCCGCGGCAAGAGCGGCTGGATACTCGTCGACCCGCTGCTGTCCGAAGAGGCGGCGGCGGCGAGCTGGAAGCTGTTCGCCGATACCGTCGAGGCGAAGGCGGGCAAGTTGCCGATCAAGGCGGTGATGTTCAGCCACAGCCATAGCGACCATTTCGGCGGCGTCGGCGGCATCGTCACCCCCGAACAGGTCAAGCGCGAGAAGATCCGCATCATCGCGCCGCACGGCTTTTCGGAGGAAGCGACGTCGGAGAATGTCCTTGCCGGCACCGCGATGGGACGCCGCGCGCTGTACATGTTCGGGTCGATCCTCGCTCCGGGGCCGACGGGACAGGTCGACACCGGGCTGGGGCCGAAGCTGTCGTCGGGCACGATCGGTTATATGGAGCCGACCGAGAGTATCGCTGCGACCGGCGGCACGCTGACGATCGACGGGCTGGCGTTCGAATTCCTCGACGCGGGCGGGACCGAGGCGCCGTCGGAATTCGTCTTCTATGTCCCCGCGTACAAGGCTTTGCACACGACCGAGGTCGTCACCCACACGCTGCACAATGTGCTCACCCTTCGCGGGGCGCAGGTGCGCGACGCGCTGCACTGGTCGAAGGTGATCGACGCCGCGCTCGTCCGCTGGGGCGGCAAGGCCGAGGTCGCGCTCGCGTCGCATCACTGGCCGACGTGGGGCGCGGGCGAGGTCAGCAGCTTGCTCACCAGCCAGCGCGACATTTATCGTTATGTCCACGACCGGACTTTGTTCCTCGCCAACCGCGGCGCGACGCTCCACGAGCTTGCCGATGTCACCCCCGAGGCGCCGGGGCAGGCGACGGACTTCGGCGCGCGCGGCTATTATGGCACGGTCAACCACGACATGAAGGCGACCTATCAGCGCTATTTCGGCTGGTGGGACGGCAATCCCGCGAACTTCAACCCGCTGCCGCCCGAACAGTCGGCGCCCAAATATGTCGCGCTCGCGGGCGGTGCCGACAAATTGCTCGCGGCTGGTAAAGCGGCGATCGCGGCGGGCGACTATCGCTGGGCGGCCGAGCTTTTGAACAAGCTCGTCTTTGCGCAGCCGGACAACAAGGACGCGCGCGCGGCGCTCGCCTCGGCCTATGACCAGATGGGCTATCAGGCGGAGTCAGGCGCGTGGCGAAATTATTATCTCGCCGCCGCGGCAAGCCTGCGCGGCACCGCGGTCGAAAGCCTGTCGGGCAACGGCCAGAGCCGGTCGTTCGTCAGCGCGATCCCGACCGCGGTGTTTTTCGACGCGCTCGCGACGCGCTTCGACGCTGCGAAAGGGCGCGCGGTCAAAGGCACCTTCCAGTTCATCCTGCCCGACAGCAAGGAAGCGGTCGCGATCGTCGTCGGCGGCGGGGTCGAGGTGCCGCGGTACGGCATGACCGACCCCGCACCGACCGCGACGATCACAATAAACCGGGCGACGCTCGACGATGTGATGCTGGGGCAGGCGCAGTTTCCCACGCTGCTCCAGTCGGGCGCGATCAAGATCGACGGCGACCGCATGGCGTTCCTGTCGTGGTTCGCGCTCCACCCGCCCGCCGACCCGCGCTTCAATGTGGTTGTGCCATAG
- a CDS encoding MotA/TolQ/ExbB proton channel family protein has translation MFNLIANAAAAAAPAHDAGLSLMPAAMCVKEEGASPYGLVPALCEGGIVSQVTFLVLLIMFVGTLYILFTKLFEQNKVINQGKAVDANFWRAPTLADGASKLEKNSAYRQVVEDGLRANEEHNKLANPVEAHDWMHGTLERSQNHINSKLNSGLAFLATVGSTAPFVGLFGTVIGILRALVKIGASGQASIDTVAGPVGEALIMTAIGLIVAVPAVLAFNWLQSRNKAIARRLSTFSNDVLGSIMSNGQVKPASLTPAKAAAPAAAPKKA, from the coding sequence ATGTTTAATCTGATCGCAAATGCCGCCGCTGCGGCAGCACCGGCCCACGACGCGGGGCTCAGCCTGATGCCCGCCGCGATGTGCGTGAAGGAAGAAGGCGCGAGCCCTTACGGTCTCGTCCCCGCGCTGTGCGAAGGCGGCATCGTCTCGCAGGTCACCTTCCTCGTCCTGCTGATCATGTTCGTCGGCACGCTCTACATCCTGTTCACCAAGCTGTTCGAACAGAATAAGGTGATCAACCAGGGCAAGGCGGTCGATGCCAATTTCTGGCGCGCTCCGACGCTCGCCGACGGCGCTTCGAAGCTCGAAAAGAACAGCGCCTATCGCCAGGTCGTCGAAGACGGTCTGCGCGCCAACGAAGAGCATAACAAGCTCGCCAACCCCGTCGAAGCCCACGACTGGATGCACGGCACGCTCGAGCGTTCGCAGAACCACATCAACTCGAAGCTGAACTCGGGCCTCGCCTTCCTCGCGACCGTCGGTTCGACCGCTCCGTTCGTCGGTCTGTTCGGTACGGTTATCGGTATTCTTCGCGCGCTCGTGAAGATCGGTGCGTCGGGTCAGGCTTCGATCGACACCGTCGCCGGTCCGGTCGGTGAAGCTCTGATCATGACCGCCATCGGTCTGATCGTGGCGGTTCCCGCGGTGCTCGCGTTCAACTGGCTCCAGAGCCGCAACAAGGCGATCGCCCGCCGTCTGTCGACCTTCTCGAACGACGTGCTCGGCTCGATCATGTCGAACGGCCAGGTGAAGCCGGCGTCGCTGACCCCGGCGAAGGCCGCTGCTCCGGCCGCGGCACCGAAGAAGGCCTGA
- a CDS encoding PH domain-containing protein — MSDGAVITATESEPDWQRLHPATLALAVVKLGPRSLNFLPAVAALGFTGNWVYIVPAIGAFLLFSLLAAWFHWLRFRFLVGDDEVVIESGVFARQHRTIPFDRIQDVSIEQGLVARALGIAKVGFETGAGGKENDASLDAIALDSAQALRATIRVHRSGEAAAPVATDAHEASPATEDRLLFAMGPRQLLLAGLFNFSLAALAVVGAGMQFFDGLLPFDFNVFNPRGWIDIAEDYGLDQWVIAHRWVAGVGAAISLIFIGFASGIATMFFANWDFRLTREPRTLRRTRGLTTRTDVAVPVKRVQAAILVTGWFRQRFGWHELRLQSLASDGGKENDHQVVPFAKLDAIDPVLDEVAIRRPDAGQSWQQSHGIVALGGLIGAVGATMGGLVAVSFGQDLGWLGPVAGLLIGAGSLFGARFHRWADLGEQVAIRRGAWKPKTTLLPHASVQSVDLKSDFILRPLGLATLVFGVPGGSSLGAHEIPAIPLAAAQQLRTRILAARARP, encoded by the coding sequence ATGAGCGACGGCGCCGTCATCACTGCGACCGAAAGCGAGCCGGACTGGCAGCGGCTGCACCCCGCGACGCTCGCGCTCGCCGTCGTCAAGCTCGGGCCGCGCTCGCTCAACTTCCTGCCCGCGGTCGCCGCATTGGGCTTTACCGGCAACTGGGTGTATATCGTGCCCGCGATCGGCGCTTTTCTGCTCTTCTCGCTGCTCGCAGCGTGGTTTCACTGGCTGCGCTTCCGCTTTCTCGTCGGCGACGACGAGGTCGTGATCGAAAGCGGCGTTTTCGCGCGCCAGCATCGCACCATCCCCTTCGACCGCATCCAGGACGTCAGCATCGAGCAGGGGCTGGTCGCGCGCGCGCTCGGCATCGCCAAGGTCGGGTTCGAGACCGGCGCGGGCGGCAAGGAGAATGACGCGAGCCTCGACGCGATCGCGCTCGATTCGGCGCAGGCGCTGCGCGCGACGATCCGCGTGCATCGCAGCGGCGAAGCGGCGGCCCCTGTTGCAACCGACGCTCACGAGGCATCGCCCGCCACCGAGGACCGGTTGCTCTTTGCGATGGGGCCGCGCCAGTTGCTGCTCGCGGGGCTGTTCAACTTCTCGCTCGCCGCGCTCGCGGTGGTCGGCGCGGGCATGCAGTTTTTCGACGGGCTGCTGCCGTTCGATTTCAACGTCTTCAACCCCAGGGGCTGGATCGACATCGCCGAGGATTATGGACTCGACCAGTGGGTGATCGCGCACCGCTGGGTCGCGGGCGTCGGCGCGGCCATCTCGCTGATCTTCATCGGTTTTGCGAGCGGGATCGCGACGATGTTTTTCGCCAACTGGGATTTCCGCCTGACACGCGAGCCGCGCACGCTGCGCCGCACCCGGGGCCTCACGACGCGCACCGACGTCGCGGTGCCGGTGAAGCGCGTGCAGGCCGCGATCCTCGTCACCGGCTGGTTCCGTCAGCGCTTCGGCTGGCACGAACTGCGCCTGCAAAGCCTCGCGAGCGACGGCGGGAAGGAAAATGACCATCAGGTGGTTCCCTTTGCGAAGCTCGACGCGATCGACCCGGTGCTGGACGAGGTCGCGATCCGGCGCCCCGACGCCGGCCAGTCATGGCAGCAGAGCCACGGCATCGTCGCGCTCGGCGGGCTGATCGGCGCGGTCGGCGCGACCATGGGCGGCCTCGTCGCCGTTTCGTTCGGGCAGGATCTCGGATGGCTCGGTCCGGTGGCGGGATTGCTCATCGGCGCCGGCTCCCTGTTCGGCGCCCGTTTCCATCGCTGGGCCGACCTGGGCGAACAGGTCGCGATCCGGCGCGGTGCGTGGAAGCCCAAGACGACGCTGCTGCCGCACGCGTCGGTGCAGAGCGTCGACCTCAAGAGCGATTTCATCCTACGGCCGCTCGGCCTCGCGACTTTGGTGTTCGGCGTCCCCGGCGGCAGTTCGCTTGGCGCGCATGAGATCCCCGCAATCCCGCTCGCCGCCGCGCAGCAGCTGCGCACCCGCATCCTTGCCGCGAGGGCGCGGCCATGA